One Ostrea edulis chromosome 2, xbOstEdul1.1, whole genome shotgun sequence genomic region harbors:
- the LOC130051747 gene encoding tubulin polyglutamylase TTLL11-like has product MSHSSPRRERSRFMKRHISKHAVTIDTSKARSNADVVKMCVKELGLIEFPCGRKDAGCDIYWHELHFDDNPSPSGGKVNKFPGMEDICSKMTLFRCLDTMRELYPTDYDFYPRTWYLPAQFEKFSSEVQKMKEKRKKLRQTFIIKPYGGSSGEGIYLLKEPKDYISAYPSKRGMCHVAQEYMANVYLIDDFKFDFRIYVVLKSLEPLEFYICKEGLARFSTVPYQSPTKKNMHETFMHLTNYSLNKRSKTFSHSEEVDEGSKRTLSSVMSRIDMNGQDSRQVWEDIENVVCKTVVAIVPEAKVAMHRSIAPGKSDPTYFQVLGFDILLLNDLKPILLEINGSPSLFMDSEQEISPGVTKYVRSTKDEEVKFPLIRDTLLLVMSPHKRKHCEKKRRKRMMHLKKLRSSHDSLIARPSSEVMTCIQTYDDKEVQDVEKGKEEVEDTMNQQMSDLYVDVDLPQFMENYHSENEHEQENVIEEGEHHDPYEDDEPHLEDNCLKQLYPGLYREECDQFRTLERAARLYINFVGVRKSPGMSSSAFRTFVRKCELSKKGLTNAAVDIMYIDLQRRWDHMNPGSSTTCLSFQAFLDACFEIARNSFSAPTKIEMLNGVLSYCESQLHLKENET; this is encoded by the exons ATGAGTCATTCCAGCCCAAGAAGAGAACGAAGTAGATTTATGAAAAGGCACATATCAAAACATGCTGTGACCATTGACACTTCAAAAGCCAGGTCGAATGCTGATGTTGTTAAAATGTGCGTGAAAGAGCTAGGATTGATTGAG TTCCCTTGTGGTAGAAAAGATGCTGGCTGTGACATATATTGGCATGAGTTACATTTTGATGACAACCCTTCACCATCAGGAGGAAAAGTCAATAAATTCccag GAATGGAGGATATTTGTAGCAAAATGACCTTATTTAGATGTCTGGACACTATGAGAGAACTATACCCAACAGATTATGACTTCTATCCCAGAACTTGGTATCTTCCTGCACAGTTTGAGAAATTTTCTAGTGAAGTTCAGAAAATGaaagagaaaagaaagaaaCTGAGACAAACCTTCATTATAAAACCATATGGTGGATCTAGTGGTGAGGGCATTTATCTTTTGAAAGAACCCAAAGATTACATTTCTGCATACCCTTCCAAGAGAGGCATGTGTCATGTAGCCCAAGAATATATGGCAAATGTTTATCTCATTGATGATTTCAAGTTTGACTTCAGGATTTATGTTGTGCTGAAAAGTTTGGAACCTTTAGAGTTCTACATCTGCAAAGAGGGCCTGGCACGATTTTCCACTGTGCCATACCAGAGCCCAACTAAGAAAAACATGCATGAGACTTTCATGCATTTGACTAACTATTCTTTGAACAAGAGAAGCAAAACCTTCAGTCATTCTGAAGAAGTGGATGAAGGTAGTAAGAGGACATTGAGCAGTGTGATGAGCAGAATTGATATGAATGGGCAGGATAGTAGACAAGTGTGGGAGGACATTGAAAATGTAGTGTGTAAGACAGTTGTGGCCATTGTTCCTGAGGCAAAAGTTGCAATGCATAGATCCATAGCTCCTGGAAAATCAGATCCAACATATTTCCAG GTGCTGGGCTTTGACATCCTTCTCCTGAATGatttaaaaccaattcttttgGAAATCAATGGAAGCCCAAGTCTCTTTATGGACAGCGAACAAGAGATTTCTCCAGGAGTAACAAAGTATGTCCGAAGCACCAAGGATGAGGAAGTGAAATTCCCTCTGATCAGGGATACCTTACTCCTTGTGATGTCACCTCATAAAAGGAAACACTG TGaaaagaagagaagaaagaGAATGATGCATTTAAAGAAATTAAGATCTTCCCATGATTCCCTGATAGCACGACCATCTTCTGAAGTGATGACATGTATCCAGACTTATGATGATAAAGAGGTGCAGGATGTTGAGAAAGGAAAAGAGGAGGTGGAGGACACAATGAACCAACAAATGTCAGATCTCTATGTGGATGTAGACTTGCCACAGTTTATGG AAAACTATCATTCAGAAAATGAACATGAGCAAGAAAATGTTATTGAGGAGGGAGAGCATCATGATCCATATGAGGATGATGAACCTCACCTGGAGGACAATTGTTTAAAGCAGTTATATCCAGGTTTATATAGGGAAGAATGTGACCAATTTAGGACTCTGGAGAGAGCAGCAAGGCTCTACATCAACTTTGTTGGAGTGAGAAAGTCACCTGGAATGAGTTCATCTGCTTTCAGAACATTTGTTAG GAAATGCGAATTAAGCAAGAAAGGATTGACCAATGCTGCAGTGGATATCATGTACATAGACTTGCAGCGACGCTGGGACCACATGAATCCAGGCTCATCCACTACAT GTTTGTCCTTCCAAGCCTTCTTAGATGCATGCTTTGAAATAGCAAGAAACAGTTTTTCTGCACCAACTAAGATTGAAATGTTAAATGGAGTTTTGAGTTATTGTGAATCTCAACTTCATCTGAAAGAAAATGAGACATGA